The Pleurodeles waltl isolate 20211129_DDA chromosome 7, aPleWal1.hap1.20221129, whole genome shotgun sequence genome includes a region encoding these proteins:
- the NTF4 gene encoding neurotrophin-4, which yields MIVRLYAMVISYLCAISAAPHQTQDVPREHGPRQFLNSTATTKKDTNPTAMPQLDGILQDFDPKYPDMTHPEWDFYSPRVTLSSQEPSGPPLLFLMDEPSVHPDLANRTSRVKRAEPSDHISPSRRGELSVCDSMNIWVTDKRTAVDIRGNTVTVLSEVQTLTGPLKQYFWETKCNPSGSTTSGCRGVDKRHWTSECKPKQSYVRALTMDSEKLVGWRWIRINTACVCTLLSRNGRT from the coding sequence ATGATCGTCCGCCTCTATGCCATGGTGATCTCGTACCTCTGTGCCATCAGTGCTGCCCCTCACCAGACTCAGGACGTACCCCGGGAGCATGGCCCCCGGCAATTTCTCAACAGCACTGCTACTACCAAAAAGGACACAAACCCAACTGCTATGCCTCAGCTGGATGGAATCCTTCAAGACTTTGACCCAAAATACCCAGACATGACTCACCCAGAGTGGGACTTCTATTCTCCCCGGGTCACCCTCTCAAGCCAGGAGCCTTCCGGCCCCCCACTTCTGTTCCTGATGGATGAACCCTCCGTCCATCCAGATCTGGCCAATAGGACTTCCCGGGTGAAGCGGGCTGAGCCTTCTGACCACATCAGTCCCTCGAGAAGGGGGGAACTTTCTGTGTGCGATAGCATGAACATCTGGGTGACGGACAAACGCACTGCTGTAGACATACGAGGCAATACAGTGACAGTTCTTTCTGAGGTTCAGACTCTGACGGGTCCACTCAAGCAGTACTTCTGGGAGACCAAGTGCAATCCTTCGGGCAGTACCACCAGTGGCTGCCGTGGAGTGGACAAACGCCACTGGACCTCAGAGTGCAAGCCCAAGCAGTCCTATGTGCGCGCCCTCACCATGGATAGCGAGAAGCTGGTGGGCTGGCGCTGGATCCGCATCAACACAGCCTGCGTCTGCACCCTGCTGAGCCGCAATGGACGGACGTAG